In a genomic window of Nodosilinea sp. PGN35:
- a CDS encoding UbiD family decarboxylase produces the protein MAQDLQQFLTLLEQRGQLRRIQAPVSPELEIAEIANRLLLGGGPALLFENVQGATMPLAINVLGTVERVCWAMGMEHPAELETLGEKLALLYQPRPPKQFSQAIDLGKALFDVVKAKPMRDLLPPCQQVVLKDDAVDLNQIPLLRVYPGDADRVITLGLMITKDPETHIPNVGVYRLQLQSKNTATVQWLSVRGCSRHLRKAAEMGKNLEVAIAIGVHPLVILAAATPLPIDLSEWLFAGLYAGKGLSLAKCKTVDLEVPAQAEIVLEGTITPGDTAVDGPAGDHIGYYGGVNEAAPLLRFHCLTHRKNPIYMTTFSGRPPKEDAMMAIALNRIYNPILRQQVPEIQDFFLPMEGLSYKAAVLSIDKAYPGQAKRAALAFWSALPQFSYTKFVIVVDKAINIRDPRQVMWAVTSKVDPVRDVFILPNNPFDKLDFATERPGLGSRMGIDATTKVYPETDRPWSEELTPDAATAALVDSRWAEYGLSDLNLGDVDPNLFGYDLG, from the coding sequence ATGGCACAAGACTTACAGCAATTTTTGACCCTGCTAGAGCAGCGCGGGCAGCTCCGTCGCATCCAGGCCCCGGTCAGCCCTGAGCTGGAAATTGCTGAAATCGCCAATCGCCTGCTGCTCGGCGGCGGCCCCGCCCTGCTGTTTGAGAATGTGCAGGGAGCTACCATGCCCCTGGCCATCAACGTGCTGGGCACCGTGGAGCGGGTGTGCTGGGCGATGGGGATGGAGCACCCCGCCGAGCTTGAAACCCTGGGGGAAAAGCTGGCGCTGCTCTACCAGCCCCGCCCCCCAAAGCAGTTTAGTCAGGCGATTGATCTGGGGAAGGCGCTGTTTGACGTGGTCAAGGCCAAGCCCATGCGCGACCTGCTGCCCCCCTGTCAGCAGGTGGTGCTCAAAGACGATGCCGTGGATCTCAACCAGATTCCTCTGCTGCGGGTCTACCCCGGCGATGCCGACCGGGTGATTACCCTGGGGCTAATGATTACCAAAGACCCGGAGACCCACATCCCCAATGTCGGCGTATACCGCCTCCAGCTCCAGTCAAAAAATACCGCGACGGTGCAGTGGCTCTCGGTGCGGGGCTGTAGCCGCCACCTGCGCAAGGCCGCTGAGATGGGCAAAAACCTGGAGGTGGCGATCGCCATTGGGGTTCACCCGCTGGTGATTCTCGCCGCCGCCACGCCGCTGCCCATCGACCTCTCAGAGTGGCTGTTTGCGGGCCTCTACGCCGGTAAAGGGCTGAGTCTGGCCAAGTGCAAAACCGTTGATTTAGAAGTTCCGGCCCAGGCTGAGATCGTGCTGGAGGGCACCATCACCCCCGGCGACACCGCCGTCGATGGCCCTGCGGGCGACCACATCGGCTACTACGGCGGCGTCAACGAAGCCGCACCCCTGCTGCGCTTCCACTGCCTCACCCACCGCAAAAACCCGATCTACATGACCACCTTCAGCGGTCGCCCCCCCAAGGAAGACGCCATGATGGCGATCGCCCTCAACCGCATCTACAATCCCATCCTGCGCCAGCAGGTGCCCGAAATTCAGGACTTCTTTCTGCCGATGGAGGGGCTGAGTTACAAAGCCGCCGTACTCTCCATTGACAAGGCCTACCCTGGCCAGGCCAAGCGCGCCGCCCTGGCCTTCTGGTCGGCCCTGCCCCAGTTCAGCTACACCAAGTTTGTGATCGTAGTCGATAAAGCCATCAACATCCGCGACCCCCGCCAGGTCATGTGGGCCGTCACCTCCAAGGTAGACCCCGTGCGCGACGTATTTATTTTGCCTAACAACCCCTTTGACAAGCTTGACTTCGCCACCGAAAGGCCCGGCCTCGGCAGCCGCATGGGCATTGACGCCACCACCAAGGTCTACCCCGAAACCGATCGCCCCTGGAGCGAAGAACTCACCCCTGACGCCGCAACCGCAGCGCTCGTCGACAGCCGCTGGGCAGAGTACGGCCTGAGTGATCTAAACCTGGGCGATGTCGATCCCAATTTGTTTGGCTATGACCTGGGTTGA
- a CDS encoding glycosyltransferase family 4 protein, translated as MDLIQLAAQESQRLWVVEDESVNMTTVADGVLEACAHRDLAKGLLEHLAKTQPSTLIVAGYSQPAMRAAVSWGNHNRIPVVLLSDSQYCDRPRNLLLEALKGIWIRRHCDAAFVAGGGAAHYLEKLGFPRHKIWRGYDVVDNHYFSKASDWVKRNEIHERGRLGLPERFFLYVGRFSQEKNLSRLLESFSLYQNASLSEPLSLVLVGSGDQELALRDKAKKLGLENIVWSGFKQISELPAYYSLASALILPSLSEPWGLVINEAMACGLPILASSQCGAVFDLVFPGVNGFVFNPWDSQSISQAMALFSQCSGNRRRGMGQASQRIVQSFTPENWAMALVDCIAQTNWSFKTIL; from the coding sequence GTGGATTTAATTCAACTTGCTGCCCAAGAAAGTCAGCGGTTGTGGGTTGTAGAGGATGAGTCGGTCAACATGACAACTGTCGCTGATGGGGTTTTAGAAGCATGCGCCCATCGCGATTTGGCCAAAGGCTTGCTTGAGCACTTAGCAAAAACTCAGCCTTCTACACTAATTGTTGCAGGGTATAGTCAACCTGCCATGAGAGCGGCTGTCAGCTGGGGTAATCACAATCGAATTCCGGTTGTTCTGTTGTCAGATTCCCAATACTGCGATCGCCCCCGAAACCTACTTTTAGAAGCTCTCAAAGGAATTTGGATTCGCCGTCACTGCGATGCCGCTTTTGTTGCTGGCGGGGGTGCTGCTCACTACTTAGAAAAGCTTGGTTTTCCTAGACACAAGATATGGCGAGGCTACGACGTTGTTGACAATCACTACTTTAGCAAAGCTTCTGATTGGGTTAAGCGGAATGAAATTCACGAGCGTGGGAGACTGGGACTGCCAGAGAGGTTTTTCCTGTACGTAGGTCGATTCTCTCAGGAAAAGAATTTATCACGCTTGTTAGAATCATTTAGCCTGTACCAAAACGCATCTCTATCTGAACCGCTATCGCTCGTCTTAGTTGGCAGTGGTGATCAGGAACTAGCCCTTCGAGATAAAGCAAAAAAGCTGGGTTTGGAGAATATAGTGTGGTCGGGTTTTAAACAAATTAGTGAATTGCCAGCTTACTACAGTTTGGCCTCTGCGCTGATCTTGCCCAGCCTCAGCGAACCCTGGGGATTAGTTATTAATGAAGCAATGGCTTGCGGGTTGCCAATCTTGGCATCTTCTCAGTGCGGTGCAGTTTTTGACTTAGTTTTTCCTGGTGTTAATGGCTTTGTATTTAATCCGTGGGACAGCCAAAGTATCAGTCAGGCAATGGCGCTCTTTAGTCAGTGTTCTGGCAACCGTCGAAGAGGTATGGGGCAAGCTTCTCAACGCATTGTTCAAAGCTTTACTCCTGAAAACTGGGCAATGGCTTTAGTAGACTGCATAGCTCAAACAAACTGGTCTTTTAAGACTATTCTATGA
- a CDS encoding glycosyltransferase, which yields MKVLVVAPYISFVYGGTARVVKDLAGALGRQNTHVDIVTTNASGSNTLNVPFGQWVSEACFRVQYFSCWHRYDLVCSASMLRWLHWHISDYDVVHTHTLFSPMLSWVHRLCQSRRVPYLMTPHGMLEPWALAHKPKKKAFYFRWIEKDALTKASAIHVLTQGEADGLAAMGLNNTVLLPNGIDAQSLGCNAKPELFYRYFPEAKGKKIILFMSRIDPKKGLDLLARAFAKVRTEFPCAHLIIAGPDSVGYGVKVQRYFDEVGCLDAVTFTGMLTGELKQSALNVSSLFTLPSYSEGFSISVLEAMACGLPCVITTGCNFPEADAAGAAQVVAVDSRAIAQALINCLANWPRAKAMGDRARKLVLEHYTCDKVAVRLLATYTAILGHSGDETSQLVSDEIAN from the coding sequence ATGAAAGTCTTAGTAGTTGCTCCTTACATTAGTTTTGTCTACGGCGGTACCGCCCGCGTTGTCAAAGATCTAGCCGGTGCCCTCGGACGCCAAAATACTCATGTGGATATAGTGACTACAAATGCCAGCGGCAGCAACACCTTAAATGTGCCTTTTGGCCAGTGGGTGAGCGAAGCCTGCTTTCGAGTTCAGTATTTTTCTTGCTGGCATCGATATGATCTAGTTTGTAGTGCGTCAATGCTGAGATGGTTACACTGGCACATCAGCGATTATGATGTAGTCCATACTCACACATTATTTTCTCCCATGCTGTCGTGGGTACACCGGCTGTGTCAAAGTCGGCGTGTTCCCTACCTCATGACTCCCCACGGCATGCTAGAACCCTGGGCACTGGCTCACAAGCCTAAAAAGAAAGCTTTTTACTTTCGCTGGATAGAGAAAGATGCGTTGACTAAAGCATCTGCTATTCATGTTTTAACTCAAGGTGAAGCAGATGGCTTGGCAGCAATGGGATTAAATAATACAGTTCTATTGCCCAATGGGATTGATGCTCAATCCTTAGGCTGCAACGCTAAGCCTGAACTATTTTATCGGTATTTTCCCGAGGCGAAAGGGAAAAAGATAATCCTGTTTATGAGTCGTATTGATCCTAAAAAGGGCTTGGACTTGTTGGCAAGGGCATTTGCCAAAGTCCGCACTGAGTTTCCCTGTGCCCACTTGATTATTGCTGGGCCTGACAGCGTTGGCTACGGAGTTAAGGTGCAGCGATACTTCGATGAGGTGGGCTGTTTGGACGCCGTTACGTTTACTGGGATGCTAACCGGCGAGTTGAAACAATCGGCTCTAAATGTTTCTAGTCTATTCACGCTGCCGTCCTATTCAGAAGGATTCAGTATCTCGGTGTTAGAAGCTATGGCCTGTGGCTTACCTTGTGTTATTACTACCGGCTGCAACTTTCCTGAAGCAGATGCGGCTGGAGCGGCTCAAGTTGTGGCTGTTGACTCTAGGGCCATTGCTCAAGCTCTAATTAATTGCCTGGCCAATTGGCCTAGGGCTAAAGCTATGGGCGATCGCGCCCGCAAGCTGGTTTTAGAGCATTATACTTGTGATAAAGTTGCAGTGCGTCTGTTGGCGACTTACACTGCTATTCTCGGCCATTCTGGAGATGAGACTTCGCAGTTAGTGAGTGACGAAATCGCAAATTAG